One Aquamicrobium sp. genomic region harbors:
- a CDS encoding GNAT family N-acetyltransferase — translation MPDRGPDSGPNGGEGHIGFAPVTPDHYALLRDWLGRPHMRQWWGDPDEEFGSIRDMVEGRDTTRPFVILLDGEPVGYIQCWSVGEHQSGQWATDHPWLLDLPTDAVGVDLSIGDPDRLSQGIGSAALSAFVRVLREEGRRTIVIDPDPANGRAVRAYEKAGFRVIPDLVGRTGANVLLMRFEPEA, via the coding sequence ATGCCGGATAGGGGGCCGGATAGCGGGCCGAACGGCGGAGAAGGCCATATCGGCTTCGCCCCGGTGACGCCGGACCACTATGCGCTGCTGCGCGACTGGCTCGGACGGCCGCACATGCGTCAATGGTGGGGCGATCCCGACGAGGAATTCGGCTCCATCCGCGACATGGTCGAGGGCCGCGACACCACCCGCCCCTTCGTCATCCTGCTCGACGGCGAGCCGGTCGGCTATATCCAGTGCTGGTCCGTCGGCGAGCACCAGAGCGGGCAGTGGGCGACGGACCATCCCTGGCTTCTCGACCTGCCCACTGACGCCGTCGGCGTCGATCTTTCGATCGGCGATCCCGACCGGCTGTCGCAGGGCATCGGGTCGGCAGCCCTGTCGGCCTTCGTGCGCGTCCTGCGCGAGGAAGGCCGCCGGACCATCGTCATCGACCCCGACCCGGCGAACGGCCGCGCTGTGCGCGCCTATGAGAAGGCCGGCTTCCGGGTCATCCCCGACCTTGTCGGGCGCACCGGCGCAAACGTGCTCCTGATGCGGTTCGAGCCGGAGGCATGA
- the hslV gene encoding ATP-dependent protease subunit HslV — translation MSNEIIMHGTTIVTVRKGGKVVIAGDGQVSLGQTVMKGNARKVRRIGSKGDVIAGFAGATADAFTLLERLEAKLEQYPDQLMRAAVELAKDWRTDRYLRRLEAMMLVADKSVTLALTGTGDVLEPEHGVMAIGSGGNYALAAARALADTDKSAEEIARKAMEIAADICVYTNGNVIVETLDAG, via the coding sequence ATGTCGAACGAGATAATCATGCACGGGACCACCATCGTCACCGTGCGCAAGGGCGGCAAGGTGGTGATCGCCGGCGACGGCCAGGTCAGCCTCGGCCAGACGGTGATGAAGGGCAACGCCCGCAAGGTGCGCCGCATCGGCAGCAAGGGCGACGTCATCGCCGGCTTCGCCGGCGCGACCGCCGACGCCTTCACCCTGCTGGAGCGGCTGGAGGCCAAGCTGGAGCAATATCCCGACCAGCTGATGCGGGCCGCGGTCGAGCTGGCCAAGGACTGGCGCACCGACCGCTACCTGCGCCGGCTGGAAGCCATGATGCTGGTGGCCGACAAAAGCGTAACGCTGGCGCTGACCGGCACCGGCGACGTGCTCGAGCCCGAGCACGGCGTGATGGCCATCGGCTCGGGCGGCAACTACGCGCTGGCGGCGGCGCGGGCGCTCGCCGACACCGACAAGAGCGCCGAGGAGATCGCCCGCAAGGCGATGGAGATCGCCGCCGACATCTGCGTCTACACCAACGGCAACGTCATCGTCGAAACGCTCGATGCCGGATAG
- the hisB gene encoding imidazoleglycerol-phosphate dehydratase HisB, which translates to MTGRRASVSRSTKETSIAVSVDLDGKGVSTISTGVGFFDHMLEQLCRHSLIDMEIKAKGDLHIDDHHTVEDTGIALGQAIAKALGERRGICRYASIDLAMDETLTRAALDVSGRPFLVWQVEFSAPKIGTFDTELVREFFQALAQNAGITLHIANHYGANNHHIAETCFKAVARALRAAVEHDPRQEGAIPSTKGTLNG; encoded by the coding sequence ATGACCGGCCGCAGGGCGAGCGTTTCGCGCAGCACCAAGGAAACCTCGATTGCCGTTTCCGTCGATCTCGACGGCAAGGGCGTGTCGACGATCTCGACCGGCGTCGGCTTCTTCGACCACATGCTCGAGCAGCTTTGCCGCCATTCGCTGATCGACATGGAGATAAAGGCCAAGGGCGACCTCCACATCGACGACCACCACACGGTCGAGGACACGGGCATCGCGCTCGGCCAGGCCATCGCGAAGGCGCTCGGCGAGCGGCGCGGTATCTGCCGCTACGCCTCGATCGACCTCGCCATGGACGAGACGCTGACGCGCGCCGCGCTCGACGTCTCCGGCCGGCCGTTCCTCGTCTGGCAGGTGGAATTCTCCGCGCCGAAGATCGGCACCTTCGACACCGAGCTGGTGCGCGAGTTCTTCCAGGCTCTGGCCCAGAACGCCGGCATCACCCTGCACATCGCCAACCATTACGGCGCCAACAACCACCATATCGCCGAGACCTGCTTCAAGGCGGTGGCGCGCGCGCTGCGCGCAGCAGTCGAGCACGATCCGCGTCAGGAAGGCGCGATCCCGTCCACCAAGGGAACGCTCAACGGTTAG
- a CDS encoding DUF2628 domain-containing protein, which yields MSSYVVMEPPVADADAGRERAVLVRDGFHVLAFLVPALWLLWHRLWIEALAVIAVTMALSGFGSVLGLGNAAPAFAFLVSLYVGLEGPALRLAALRRRGWRAWGMVEAGDAAEAEIRYLNEVEGEAGEPAAAGPSPVSAPPVAAPRPLAAPALGLFAYPGKS from the coding sequence ATGTCAAGCTATGTGGTGATGGAGCCACCGGTCGCAGACGCCGACGCCGGCCGCGAAAGGGCCGTGCTGGTGCGCGACGGCTTTCATGTCCTCGCCTTCCTCGTGCCGGCGCTCTGGCTGCTGTGGCACCGGCTGTGGATCGAGGCGCTGGCCGTCATTGCCGTGACGATGGCGCTTTCCGGTTTCGGCTCGGTCCTCGGGCTGGGCAATGCCGCCCCGGCGTTCGCCTTCCTCGTCTCGCTCTATGTCGGGCTGGAAGGCCCGGCGCTGCGGCTTGCCGCCTTGCGCCGGCGCGGCTGGCGCGCGTGGGGCATGGTCGAGGCCGGCGATGCCGCCGAGGCGGAAATCCGCTACCTGAACGAGGTGGAAGGCGAGGCGGGCGAGCCTGCTGCAGCCGGGCCTTCCCCCGTTTCCGCCCCGCCTGTCGCCGCGCCGCGCCCGCTTGCTGCGCCGGCGCTCGGCCTGTTCGCCTATCCCGGAAAGAGCTGA
- the hisH gene encoding imidazole glycerol phosphate synthase subunit HisH: protein MRVAIIDYGSGNLRSATKAFERAAREAGIAAEIDLTSDAARVAGADRIVLPGVGAYADCRAGLDAVPGMVEAIEEAATVRGRPFLGICVGMQLMSERGLEKTVTKGLGWIAGDVKEITPSDPSLKIPQIGWNTIHVKHSHPLFAGIPTGESGLHAYFVHSYHLDAAHDDEVVAVADYGGPVTAAVAKDNKAGTQFHPEKSQALGLALIANFLRWKP, encoded by the coding sequence ATGCGCGTCGCCATCATCGACTACGGCTCCGGCAACCTGCGCTCAGCGACCAAGGCGTTCGAGCGCGCGGCGCGCGAGGCGGGCATCGCCGCCGAGATCGACCTGACCTCGGACGCCGCCCGCGTGGCGGGCGCCGACCGCATCGTCCTGCCCGGCGTCGGTGCCTATGCCGACTGCCGCGCCGGCCTCGACGCCGTCCCCGGCATGGTCGAGGCGATCGAGGAGGCCGCCACCGTCAGGGGCCGGCCGTTCCTCGGCATCTGCGTCGGCATGCAGCTGATGTCCGAACGCGGGCTGGAGAAGACGGTGACGAAGGGTCTCGGCTGGATCGCCGGCGACGTCAAGGAGATCACGCCCTCCGACCCGTCGCTGAAAATCCCGCAGATCGGCTGGAACACGATTCACGTGAAACATTCCCATCCGCTGTTCGCCGGCATCCCCACCGGCGAGAGCGGGCTGCACGCCTATTTCGTCCATTCCTACCATCTCGACGCCGCGCACGACGATGAGGTCGTCGCCGTCGCCGACTATGGCGGGCCGGTGACGGCCGCCGTCGCGAAGGACAACAAGGCCGGCACCCAGTTCCACCCCGAGAAGAGCCAGGCGCTCGGCCTCGCCCTGATCGCCAACTTTCTGCGCTGGAAGCCTTAG
- a CDS encoding DUF1330 domain-containing protein has translation MSKKGYWIALVDVTDPEAYKDYVAANAVAFGKYGAKFVVRAGRNEQPEEPAGTRHVVIEFDSYDKAVECYHSPEYKAAVEFRKNAAKARLVIVEGV, from the coding sequence ATGAGCAAAAAGGGCTACTGGATCGCGCTGGTCGATGTGACCGACCCGGAGGCGTACAAGGATTACGTTGCCGCCAACGCCGTCGCCTTCGGGAAATACGGCGCGAAGTTCGTCGTCCGCGCCGGCCGCAACGAGCAGCCGGAGGAGCCGGCCGGCACCCGCCACGTCGTCATCGAGTTCGACAGCTACGACAAGGCGGTGGAATGCTACCACTCGCCCGAATACAAGGCGGCGGTGGAGTTCAGGAAGAACGCCGCGAAGGCGCGGCTCGTCATAGTCGAGGGTGTGTGA
- the hisA gene encoding 1-(5-phosphoribosyl)-5-[(5-phosphoribosylamino)methylideneamino]imidazole-4-carboxamide isomerase, translated as MILCPAIDLKGGQCVRLKLGEMASATVYNEDPAAQARSFEEQGFEWLHVVDLDGAFAGESRNGAAVEAILKATKNPVQLGGGIRTMAHIEAWLEKGLARVILGTVAVRDPALVVEACKAFPGRIAVGIDARGGKVAVEGWAEASELGAIELARKFEGAGVAAIVYTDIDRDGVLAGINWNATIDMAEAVSIPVIASGGLASMADIVRMTMPDARRLEGAISGRALYDGRIDPQEALAVLKKQNR; from the coding sequence ATGATCCTTTGCCCGGCCATCGACCTGAAGGGCGGCCAGTGCGTGCGCCTGAAGCTCGGCGAGATGGCGAGCGCCACCGTCTATAACGAGGATCCGGCCGCGCAGGCGAGGAGCTTCGAGGAACAGGGCTTCGAATGGCTGCACGTCGTCGACCTCGACGGCGCCTTCGCCGGCGAGAGCCGCAACGGCGCGGCCGTCGAGGCTATCCTCAAGGCGACGAAGAACCCGGTGCAGCTCGGCGGCGGCATCCGCACCATGGCCCATATCGAGGCATGGCTGGAAAAGGGCCTCGCTCGCGTCATCCTCGGCACGGTCGCGGTGCGCGACCCCGCGCTGGTCGTAGAGGCATGCAAGGCGTTTCCGGGCAGGATCGCCGTCGGCATCGACGCGCGCGGCGGCAAGGTCGCGGTCGAGGGCTGGGCCGAGGCGTCTGAGTTGGGCGCGATCGAGCTGGCGCGGAAGTTCGAGGGCGCGGGCGTCGCCGCCATCGTCTACACCGACATCGACCGCGACGGCGTGCTCGCCGGCATCAACTGGAACGCCACCATCGACATGGCCGAGGCCGTCTCGATCCCCGTCATCGCCTCGGGCGGCCTCGCCTCGATGGCCGACATCGTGCGCATGACCATGCCGGATGCCCGCCGCCTCGAAGGCGCGATCTCCGGCCGCGCCCTCTATGACGGCCGCATCGACCCGCAAGAGGCGCTGGCGGTGCTGAAAAAGCAGAATCGATAG